One segment of Primulina tabacum isolate GXHZ01 chromosome 14, ASM2559414v2, whole genome shotgun sequence DNA contains the following:
- the LOC142525431 gene encoding abscisic stress-ripening protein 2-like yields MQEEKQHHHLFHHNKEEEKKPVEAVVHSETAYGVDGAGQRYETTETVGYATTQPDFEKGGKPHQRKEHLGELGNATTGPIALYQKHQAKKDEVHTQRNKLEDEIATAVTMGGGGYAFLENHEKKESKHA; encoded by the exons ATGCAAGAAGAGAAGCAACACCACCACCTCTTCCACCACAACAAGGAGGAAGAGAAGAAGCCGGTCGAGGCGGTGGTGCACTCTGAAACCGCCTACGGGGTTGATGGTGCGGGTCAACGCTACGAGACTACAGAAACCGTCGGCTACGCTACAACTCAACCAGATTTTGAGAAAGGGGGAAAGCCTCATCAGCGCAAGGAACACCTCGGTGAGCTGGGAAATGCGACTACTGGTCCTATTGCCTTG TATCAGAAGCATCAGGCCAAGAAGGACGAAGTGCACACGCAGAGGAACAAATTAGAGGATGAGATTGCGACGGCAGTGACGATGGGAGGCGGTGGCTACGCATTCCTGGAGAATCATGAGAAGAAGGAATCTAAACATGCATGA